From a region of the Nitrospiraceae bacterium genome:
- a CDS encoding tryptophanase, with protein MKFPSEPFKIKVVEPIRLTTREERERLLRQAGYNLFRVPAESVYVDLLSDSGTSAMSDMQWAGLMLGDESYAGSKNYYHFEDTVRSIFGYRHVIPTHQGRMAEHLLFSTVVKSGMCVPNNIHFDTTRANIEHQGAYPLDLVIKEAYDPHCEVPFKGNMDLVRLEDTIEHIGRERIPFVMLTITNNSGGGQPVAMENVRWTKALLDRYGIPLFFDACRFAENCFFIKEREPGYADKSVLEIARELFSYGDGCTMSAKKDGLVNIGGFLSLNHDRWAEDITNMLILVEGFPTYGGLAGRDLEAMARGLREVLDEAYLSFRIGQVRYLGEMLEQAGVPILKPIGGHAVYVNAKEFLPHLEREQFPAQSLAVALYREYGIRGVEVGTVMFGKKDPATGRTIHPELELVRLAIPRRVYTSMQIAYVAESIAELYRQRDRVQGLTMTYEAPVLRHFTARFEAVQQPAALCRAT; from the coding sequence ATGAAATTTCCCTCGGAGCCGTTCAAGATCAAAGTCGTTGAGCCCATTCGATTGACTACAAGGGAGGAGCGAGAGCGTCTCCTGCGCCAAGCCGGTTACAATCTTTTTCGAGTTCCCGCCGAAAGCGTGTATGTAGACCTGCTGAGCGACAGCGGTACCTCGGCCATGAGCGACATGCAGTGGGCCGGGTTGATGCTTGGGGACGAGTCCTACGCCGGGAGCAAGAACTACTACCATTTCGAGGACACGGTCCGTTCGATCTTCGGCTATCGGCATGTGATCCCCACCCACCAAGGCCGCATGGCCGAACACCTGTTGTTTTCCACCGTCGTCAAGAGCGGCATGTGCGTGCCGAACAACATCCATTTCGACACCACCCGCGCCAACATCGAGCATCAGGGGGCCTATCCGCTCGACCTCGTGATTAAGGAAGCGTACGACCCTCACTGCGAGGTGCCGTTCAAGGGCAACATGGATTTGGTGCGACTGGAGGATACGATCGAGCATATCGGCCGGGAACGCATCCCGTTCGTCATGCTGACGATCACGAACAACAGCGGCGGTGGTCAGCCCGTGGCGATGGAGAATGTCCGTTGGACCAAAGCGTTGCTGGATCGATACGGTATTCCCCTCTTTTTCGATGCCTGCCGATTCGCCGAAAATTGTTTTTTCATCAAAGAGCGTGAGCCGGGGTATGCCGACAAATCCGTCCTGGAGATTGCCCGAGAACTCTTCTCGTACGGGGACGGCTGTACGATGTCGGCCAAGAAGGACGGGCTGGTGAACATCGGAGGGTTTCTGAGCCTCAACCATGACCGGTGGGCCGAGGACATTACCAACATGTTGATTCTGGTCGAAGGTTTCCCAACCTACGGGGGCCTCGCCGGCCGCGACTTGGAGGCGATGGCGCGCGGGTTGCGCGAGGTGCTGGACGAGGCCTATCTGAGTTTTCGGATCGGCCAGGTTCGGTATCTGGGTGAGATGCTGGAGCAGGCGGGCGTACCGATCCTCAAGCCCATCGGTGGCCATGCGGTGTATGTGAATGCCAAGGAGTTTCTCCCGCATCTCGAGCGTGAACAGTTTCCTGCCCAGTCGCTGGCCGTCGCGCTCTACCGAGAGTATGGCATTCGCGGCGTTGAAGTCGGCACGGTGATGTTCGGGAAAAAAGACCCTGCCACCGGCCGGACGATTCATCCCGAACTGGAATTGGTGCGGCTCGCGATTCCTCGACGGGTCTATACGAGCATGCAGATCGCGTACGTCGCTGAATCGATCGCCGAACTCTATCGGCAACGAGACCGTGTGCAGGGCTTGACCATGACGTACGAAGCACCGGTCTTGCGGCATTTCACCGCACGTTTTGAAGCGGTGCAACAACCGGCGGCACTGTGCCGCGCCACCTGA
- a CDS encoding iron-containing redox enzyme family protein, giving the protein MSFYQDMRNLVLRHGAINNSYLDRFGLGDLSDSELKEFAVEFYSFARFFPRILVAQLVNTEDEQVADELTKVLYSELGDGEARRRHELLYRDFLRSLGVDIHEAMTSPMLPSTRAYIEGMERLYSDGNHALALGASFGLENMAISMWDQLIPGLTHVKFTRHPSLDLTYFTYHRELEATHEEAMEHAVAAVQGTSSLKAADQGNEDFRKGVIAVLDYLEGFWVGLDRRRSPDFTPHEVHPHAA; this is encoded by the coding sequence ATGAGCTTTTATCAAGACATGCGGAACCTGGTGCTTCGCCACGGAGCCATCAATAATTCCTATCTCGACCGGTTTGGCCTCGGGGATCTCAGCGACAGTGAGCTCAAAGAGTTCGCTGTGGAGTTTTACAGCTTTGCCCGGTTCTTTCCCCGCATTCTGGTGGCGCAGCTTGTGAACACCGAGGATGAACAGGTAGCGGATGAACTGACCAAGGTGCTGTATTCAGAGCTGGGCGACGGCGAGGCTCGACGGCGTCACGAGTTGCTCTATCGAGATTTTCTGCGTTCCCTCGGCGTCGATATCCATGAGGCGATGACGAGTCCGATGCTGCCTTCCACCCGCGCATACATCGAAGGGATGGAACGGCTCTACAGCGACGGCAATCATGCGTTGGCTCTGGGTGCCAGCTTCGGGCTGGAAAACATGGCCATCAGCATGTGGGATCAGTTGATCCCCGGCCTGACCCACGTGAAATTCACCCGCCATCCCAGCCTCGATCTGACCTATTTCACTTACCATCGTGAGCTCGAAGCGACGCACGAGGAGGCGATGGAACATGCCGTGGCGGCGGTTCAAGGAACGTCCAGCCTGAAGGCTGCCGATCAGGGGAACGAGGATTTTCGCAAGGGAGTCATAGCCGTCCTCGATTATCTCGAAGGGTTTTGGGTGGGGTTGGACCGGCGGCGGTCTCCGGACTTCACGCCACACGAGGTCCATCCGCACGCAGCCTGA
- a CDS encoding VOC family protein — MHVTTGIDHITLCVENLDAAEFLFTKVLGFDLLWSARDVGSEKSSMDTVVVQRGTARIALMQGRDKVLRSQINEFIGRFGQGVQHFALEVEDIEAVCREWEEHGVKFSGPLKEGRDGFGPLKQRFTYPLFPASGLFIELTQREQGGEKSQTFVRSTVESLYRDIERDQALGVERTIIDYGSPAAPKKRRPLKHAS, encoded by the coding sequence ATGCACGTCACAACCGGGATCGATCACATCACTCTCTGCGTGGAGAATCTCGATGCAGCGGAGTTCCTTTTCACCAAAGTGCTGGGCTTCGATCTCTTGTGGTCGGCGCGCGATGTCGGCAGCGAGAAATCCTCGATGGATACGGTGGTCGTGCAGCGGGGAACCGCCCGGATCGCGCTCATGCAGGGCCGCGACAAGGTGTTGCGCTCCCAGATCAACGAATTCATCGGCCGGTTCGGGCAGGGCGTCCAGCACTTCGCGCTCGAGGTGGAAGACATCGAAGCCGTGTGCCGTGAGTGGGAGGAGCACGGCGTCAAATTCAGCGGCCCGCTGAAAGAAGGGCGAGACGGTTTCGGGCCGCTCAAGCAACGATTCACGTACCCGCTCTTTCCGGCCAGCGGGCTTTTTATCGAGCTCACGCAGCGGGAACAGGGCGGAGAAAAATCCCAAACGTTTGTCCGCAGCACCGTCGAATCCCTCTATCGAGACATTGAGCGGGATCAGGCACTGGGCGTCGAGCGCACGATCATCGATTACGGCTCGCCCGCTGCTCCGAAAAAGCGCAGACCGTTGAAGCACGCGTCCTGA
- a CDS encoding homogentisate 1,2-dioxygenase, producing MYLTKKGKAPHQAHVGIPEGLCEEEHGREGFAGAVSHLYRTHPPTAWVRIEGPLKPRAFAYRKIRGTDSPTRSNLPIPIMQSRDAVLSAWCRLDSMPHFIRNADGDEVHFVHQGTGRCETDYGTLHYEPGDYLLIPKGTTYRIHVDAGPSLLLIIETPTAVALPERGPLGQHALFDKGVIAAPELGMGDAPDLEGCEWEVAIKRHNEYTRVFYPFYPMDVVGWKGDLWAAKLNVRDIRPVTSPRYHLPPSVHGTFQAGGCLISTFVPRPLESDPDALRVPFYHRNMDYDEVLFYHDGEFFSRAGIQPGMLTLHPQGIHHGPQPQAVQASKGKTHTNEIAVMIESKSPFMVTPELEAAEIDGYALSWSRP from the coding sequence ATGTATCTCACAAAGAAGGGCAAGGCGCCTCACCAGGCCCACGTCGGGATCCCCGAGGGACTCTGCGAAGAAGAGCATGGACGGGAAGGGTTCGCGGGGGCGGTCTCGCACCTCTATCGAACGCATCCCCCGACGGCCTGGGTCAGGATCGAGGGGCCGCTCAAACCGCGCGCCTTTGCCTACCGTAAGATTCGCGGAACGGATTCCCCGACCCGCTCCAACCTTCCCATCCCCATCATGCAGAGCCGGGACGCAGTGCTTTCTGCTTGGTGCCGGCTCGACAGCATGCCGCACTTCATCCGGAACGCAGACGGCGATGAGGTGCACTTCGTCCACCAAGGCACGGGACGTTGCGAGACTGATTACGGCACGCTGCACTATGAACCGGGCGACTATCTGCTGATTCCCAAAGGCACCACCTACCGCATCCATGTGGACGCCGGTCCTTCATTGCTCTTGATCATTGAGACGCCGACGGCAGTGGCCTTGCCGGAGCGGGGGCCGCTTGGACAGCACGCCCTCTTCGATAAAGGGGTGATTGCCGCCCCGGAGCTGGGCATGGGAGATGCTCCGGACCTCGAGGGTTGCGAATGGGAAGTGGCCATCAAACGCCACAACGAATACACCAGGGTGTTTTATCCCTTCTATCCGATGGACGTGGTCGGCTGGAAAGGCGATCTCTGGGCGGCCAAGCTGAATGTACGGGACATCCGACCGGTCACCAGCCCTCGGTATCACTTGCCGCCCAGCGTTCACGGGACATTCCAGGCGGGAGGCTGCCTGATTTCGACATTCGTTCCGCGGCCGCTCGAAAGCGATCCGGACGCGTTGCGCGTGCCGTTCTACCATCGAAACATGGACTATGACGAGGTGCTGTTCTATCACGACGGAGAATTCTTCAGTCGCGCCGGCATTCAACCAGGCATGTTGACGCTACACCCGCAAGGCATCCATCACGGCCCGCAGCCGCAAGCCGTCCAGGCCAGCAAAGGAAAGACCCATACGAACGAGATCGCCGTCATGATCGAATCCAAGAGCCCGTTCATGGTGACACCTGAGCTAGAGGCCGCGGAGATCGACGGCTACGCCTTGAGTTGGAGCAGGCCATGA
- a CDS encoding fumarylacetoacetate hydrolase family protein encodes MKLVTFQVRTPVGNFARVGAMHNGAFVDLNMAYARLLADECETQPRRLADAHVPATMLEFLEGGPSAMAAARKAVEHVSTLGSTTEGPEGEAVFYSPTSVRLAPPLPNPPSLRDFIAFEEHIAATSTRRGQPIPPEWYKMPVYYKGNPRTIIGPEQDLAWPLDTTKLDYELELACVIGRKGKDIAEQDAPNYVAGYTIMNDFSARDIQFQEMACRLGPAKGKDFATAIGPCLVTPDEIPDLSRLTMVARVNGEEWSRGRFGTIHWSFPQMIAHVSRGESIYPGDLFGSGTVGGGCGLELDRYLKPGDVVQLEIQPIGVLTTRVVGVSSH; translated from the coding sequence ATGAAATTGGTCACGTTCCAGGTGCGCACTCCGGTGGGAAACTTCGCGCGTGTGGGAGCCATGCACAATGGGGCATTCGTGGACCTCAACATGGCATATGCGCGGCTGCTGGCGGACGAATGTGAAACCCAGCCTCGGCGACTGGCCGACGCTCACGTTCCGGCCACCATGCTGGAGTTTCTTGAAGGCGGCCCCTCCGCGATGGCCGCGGCGCGGAAGGCCGTGGAACATGTGAGTACGCTGGGCTCCACCACCGAGGGTCCGGAGGGAGAGGCTGTGTTTTATTCTCCGACCTCCGTGCGACTGGCTCCGCCATTGCCGAATCCACCCTCGCTCCGCGACTTTATCGCCTTCGAAGAACACATCGCCGCGACATCGACGCGGCGAGGCCAGCCGATTCCGCCGGAATGGTACAAGATGCCGGTCTACTATAAGGGCAACCCCCGCACGATTATCGGTCCTGAACAGGACCTGGCCTGGCCGCTCGACACGACGAAGCTGGACTATGAGCTGGAACTAGCCTGTGTCATCGGTCGGAAGGGAAAGGATATCGCCGAACAGGACGCGCCGAACTACGTCGCCGGCTACACGATCATGAACGACTTCAGCGCCCGGGATATCCAATTTCAGGAAATGGCCTGCCGGCTGGGCCCGGCGAAGGGAAAGGATTTTGCGACCGCCATCGGACCCTGCCTCGTCACGCCGGATGAAATCCCTGACCTGAGCAGGCTGACGATGGTGGCGCGGGTCAACGGAGAAGAATGGTCGCGCGGGCGATTCGGCACGATCCATTGGTCCTTCCCGCAGATGATCGCACACGTGTCCCGCGGTGAGTCGATCTATCCTGGAGACCTGTTCGGCTCGGGAACCGTGGGCGGGGGATGTGGGCTCGAACTGGACCGCTACTTGAAGCCAGGCGATGTGGTGCAATTGGAAATTCAACCGATCGGGGTGCTGACAACCAGGGTGGTGGGCGTTTCGTCCCACTAG